The Diceros bicornis minor isolate mBicDic1 chromosome 8, mDicBic1.mat.cur, whole genome shotgun sequence genomic interval TAGTTAGATTTGAATTATCCTTTTGGTGGAAGACTGCTAAAATTCTCAGCAGTTGGAAGGAGGATTAAGTAGTGTCTACCACTTGCATAGAATTGGTGAATGAAACAGCCCTTATGGGATCTACTGTTTCCATTTCCCCTCAAAGTATTAGCTCTGAATCTTCTGTTAGAGGAGACAAAGGGAAGCATAAGTGGGTCGTATGGAATTATCCTCAACTGAGCTATGTCATGTGCATTTTTAACACAACCTCTTCATTTGCAGGGGAATGGGGGGTAGGGGTTAAAATCTGGCAGTGACACCTGCCATGCATGCCATTGAGTGCCAGGACTCATTTCCCTGGTCTGGCTGGCTTGCGAGctgttcccttcctttctcccttgaatTGATACCTGTCCCTCCCAAAGTAGGATGCTCCATTCAGTAAGTTGACTTTCTCTGATAGAGAAAAATTACATTCTTGAGGTGAGTTGCTGCAAATGTAGTCTTCGTTGAATTCTAGCACCAGTTTTGACTCAGAATATGGCCTTTCTAGTCTCTTGCCATATATTCTAGATTTAGTCCAGCCATAAAGTATTATCACATGCTCAGCCAATAAGGCACCATATCTACTTACATGAAGTCTAGAAATATAATAATAGCTCCATGAATTTTAATAGTAGAGCCTTAAATGAATGGAAACTCAGGCAAGAACTCTTAGTGATGTACCCTTCTTTAGAGAGCAGTGAGTCACAAATGTTTGAACTACGGAGACTGCTGTTTGAGTTTTGAACGACTTATTCCTTCCAAaatgcccccctcccccagcatgCTGGGTAAAGTCTATTTTGAATTTATAATTAAAGCTAATTATAAGTAATTTTGTTTTGAGGCGACTTTGTGGGGTGTGCCATGCCAGGATTGAGAGTCATTCCCCTTCCCCAAGGCCGGCTCTGAAAGCCACCTAGAGGAGCTTGTTGAATAGAAGGTCTTTACCTTCCCAAGTGTATGAGCCTTCGTCAGACTTGGGAAGCCATCCATAGGTGATGGACTCCTGTGATTAGGACTTCTTACACAGCTTCCCTCTCGCATCAGCTTTTTCTGACTGTGATTTCTCTCATTCAGCTTCATGTTTGGCTTTCTCACCACAAACAAATTGTCTCTGGTACAGTTGAGATTCCAGGAAGATTGCCAGGATGTAGCCCTTCAattccataaaaaggaaagatattAACTAAAAACATATACATGTGCACTCAAAGTCTCCCTCACCCGTTCGCGTGCCTAGTCACTTACTAAGCTTTTCCCCTTCTTCCCATAAACAGCCCCAAGAAACACAAAATTTCCGTTTCAATCACCCTtcatcctctttctctcttctttcctcccccACCTCTCTCATTTCTTGGCACGTGCAGAATGTCATTTCCAGCAATTAGCAAATGAAATCAGTGTGCTGCCTGTGCCCAAAGGCCACATGCCTTCTTCTGTCCCTCCCCTTGCAAGCTTGGGTGATTAATTAGAGGCACATAGGTTACAGTGTTGGGCAATTACTCCTGGTGACAACACACAGGGAGGCCGAGCAAGGCCCAAATATGGCCCTTTTCACCCACCCTTCCAAAAGCCAAACATCTTGCACAAGATTACGTTTATAAGCTGGGTCCTGTGCCTAAGCCTACTAAATGATAACAGCTCAGTGATGCTGACTGCTTTGTCTCCCGTTCTTCCAGCTCCTCGACAAGTGACCTCTCCAACTATGACCATGCTTATCTGAGACGGAGCCCTGACCAGTGCAGCTCCCAGGGGAGCATGGAGAGCCTGGAGCCCAGTGGGGGATATCCACCCTGCCATCTTCTTTCCCCTGCAAAGTCCACCAGCAGCATTGACCAGCTCAGCCACCTCCATAACAAGAGAGACTCGGCTTACAGCTCCTTCTCCACCAGTTCTAGCATCCTAGAGTATCCACCCCCTGGCATCTCTGGGCGGGAGCGTTCAGGCTccatggacaccacttctgctcgAGGTGGCCTCTTAGAAGGGATGAGGCAGGCAGACATTCGCTATGTCAAGACAGTCTATGATCCCCGGAGGGGGGTCTCAGCAGAATATGAGGTGAACTCTTCTGCCCTGTTTCTTCAAGGTCGGGAAGCCCAAGCATCAGCAGATGGTCAGGGCTATGACAAATGGCATAATGGTCCTCGGGGCAAGGGAGCGCCACCCCCATCCTGGAGCCAGCAGTGCCCCAGTTCCTTGGAGACTGCCACTGACAACTTGCCTCCTAAAGGGGGTgtgcccctgcccccagctcgGAGTGACAGTTATGCAGCCTTTCGGCACCGAGAGCGGCCCAGCTCCTTGTCTAGCCTTGATCAGAAACGGTTCTGCCGGCCTCAGGCAAGCTCTGCAGGATCCCTGAAATCTCCCTTCATAGAGGAACAGCTGCATACTGTGCTAGAGAAGAGTCCAGAAAACAGCCCCCCAGTGAAGCCCAAGCATAATTACACCCAGAAGGCCCAACCTGGCCAACCTCTGCTGCCAACTGGCATCTACCCAGTACCTTCCCTGGAGCCACACTTTGCCCAGGTGCCCCAGCATTCCGTGAGTAGTAATGGCACGCTCTACCCTGCACTGGCCAAGGAGAGTGGATATACAGCTCCTCAGGGGACTTGCGACAAGATGGCGACCCTTGATGAGAATGGGAACCAAAATGTATCTGGTAGGCCTGGGTTTGCCTTCTACCCACCCCTAGAACATGACTCAGTGTCCTCAGTAGAGAGGAAACTTGAAACTTCAGCCAAATGTGTCCCCTATAAAGTCCATTTCCCTTCAGTGCCTGAAAACGAGGAGGATACATCCCTGAAGAGACATCTCACCCCTCTCCAGGGCAACAGCCCATATCCCAATGAGAAAAAGAGCACCCACAGCAACAAACCATATTCTAGTTACCACAGCCTCAAATCCCCTCAGGCTCCAGCCTGGCAAGTGGGTGAAGACAAGAGATCTTCCAGGCCCTCGGAGCCTTGGGAGAGCAATTTCCACGAAGACCACAATGCCAACCTCCGGCagaggctggagagagagggCCTAAGCCAGAGCCCGTCAAGCAACTTTGGCAAGACCAAGTCAGCCTTCTCCTCTCTCCAGAACATTCCTGAGAGTCTAAGAAGGCAAAGTAGCCTGGAGCTAGGAGGGGGAGCCCAGGAGGGCTACGTGGATGGCGGGCCCACCTGTGCAGTCAACACCAAGGCAGATTCGGGAAGGAAAGCTGTTCCTGATCACAGGAGCCATCTGGACAGGCCAGTTTCTTATCCAAGGCCAGAGGGGAGAACCAGTACCTTGGTCTCGTTCCACAGTTCAGACCCAGGGTATGAAGAGCCGCACTCGCCACCCCACCAGCAGGCGTCCAGTCTGGGCCGGAGGAGGCTCAGCTCCGGCAGCGCCTCGGCCCTGCAGGGCTTTCAGTATGGGAAGCCCCACTGCTCGGTGCTGGAGAAGGTTTCCAAGATTGAGCAGCGAGAGCAAGGGAGCCAGAGACCCCCGAGTGCGGGCAGCTCTAGTTATGGCTGTAACTATAGGCCCAACAGGACGGTCCCAACTTCCAATATTTCTGGGAATGACTTCGAGGAGACAAAAGCCAATATCCGTTTTTCTGAATCCAGTGAAGCCCTAGGCGATGGGGAGCAGCACTTCAAAAACGGGGAGCTGAAGCCAGAAGACACTTCCTGGCAGCCATGTGGTCCACAGCTGAGGAGGGGCGCCGAGGGCAGCCGTGGCCCCCCACTCCGAGGCGGTGAGCCCCCGAGGCGGGACACTCGCCTGGTCCGCAGCCAGAGCACCTTCCAGCTCTTCGGCGAGGCCGAGAAGGAGGCCATGTGGCGGGACCACAGGACCGGCTCGCCCGAGTCGCCCGTGCTTGACGCCCCCTTCAGCCGCGCCTACCGGAACAGCATCAAGGACGCACAGTCCCGCGTGCTGGGGGCCACCTCCTTTCGCCGCCGGGACCTCGAGCCGGGGGCACCTGGGGCTTCGAAGCCCTGGCGGCCGCGGCCTGCGTCGGCCCACCTGGGTCTGCGCAGCCCCGAGGCGCCGGCCTCCCCGTCCCCGCACACCCCGCGCGAGCGGCACAGCGTCACCCCGGCCGAGGGCGAGCCGGCCCGGGCCGCGCCCCTCGCCGCCCGGAGGGGGCCGCGCCGGCGCCTGACCCCCGAGCAGAAGAAGCGCTCCTACTCGGAGCCCGAGAAGATGAACGAGGTGGGGGTCTCGGAGGAGGCCGAGCCGGCGCCCTTGGGCCCGCCGAGGAGGGGGCTGTGTTTCCCGGAGAGCACGGTGGCCGACCGGCGCCGCCTCTTCGAGCGCGACAGCAAGGCCTGCTCCACCCTCAGCCTGTCGGGGCCCGAGCTGAAGCAGTTCCAGCAGAGCGCCCTGGCCGACTACATTCAGCGCAAGACCGGCAAGCGGCCCTCGGCCGCCGCCGGCGCCCAGGAGCCCGGGCCGCTGCGGGAGCGCGCGCAGAGCGCTTACCTGCATAGCGGCCCCGCGGCGCCCGAGGGCCCCGGCCTCGCCTCGGCCTCCAGCCTCAGCTCGCTGCGGGAGCCCGGCCTGCAGCCCCGCAGGGATGCCACCGCCCTCCTGCCGGCGGCGGGGGAGCTCTCGCGGGCCCCCCGAGACCGCAGCGGCTCCTTCGCCTTCAGCCGCCGCCTCGGGGATCCGCGACGTGCGGACCAAGCTCCGAGGGAGCTGCCCGGTGGAGCTGACGGCGGACTGAAGGACACCCAGAGGGTGCACAGGACCCCTCAGGAGCCCTCCTCGTGGGGGGCCGCGGCCGGGAGGGCCGGGAAGTCCCTGTCGGCCGAGGACCTGCTGGAGCGCTCAGACGTCCTGGCCGTCCCGGTCCACGTGAGGTCACGGTCGTCCCCCATCGCAGACAAGAAGCTCCAGGTACGTGCAGCCGGGGGTCCTAGGACTGCCCTCTTAGGCCCCAGAAGCTTTAGTGCCTGCGGCTCCCCTGACCCGTCCTACCCCTTCAGTTTTCCTTTTACAGGCAAGAGTAGCATTTGTTTTCATGAGGTGATTCCTTTCTCAGTGCCCTATCTGATATCCTTACAGAGATACAGATACAGAGAGATATCTATATAGGTGTATAGATAtcttatatagatacatatatcttgtatatatacacataaatatctatatctgtatatatagagATGTAACTTCATTTTAGGAGGTCACCCATCTCTCAGTGCAAGAATGCATGGTTAAGGAAAAGTTAGGGgttatcttgtttgttttttgcttttttgttttttttaattgatggaaTAGAGGCTGTGTctcattattttaaagattttagctTTGCACCCTCTGTGTTTGTATtggaattttatatttacaaaataggCAGAATTACTGACTTTGATAGTTATTGAGTTCCTGGCCCTCATCAAAGTGTGTAGCAGGTCCTCAGGTAAGTATGCTTAttatctcattaatcctcacaataatcctacgCAGTAGAGTATATTATCCACGTCAAACCTATGTCTCTCTGACTCCCATCAGAGTTCTTTCTGTACGCTCTGCTGGTGAGATAGGAGAATCACAGACTTGCACATTGTCACATGAAGGGATTTTCTAATAAAGGCTCCAAACCATGCAACGATTATGAAGTGCTTTCCACTGGAAATTTCAGGCAGAGCTAGGAGCAGAACCTGAGCACCGACTCCCAGGAGTCGGTTGATCTCCCTAATTCTCAGCCCATCCTCAGGCTCCGCTTGCCCTGCAGATCAGTGGCCTGCCTCCCGGTTCCCTTCCCACCAAGAAGACACTAGGAATTCGCATATGTGTTAGCACAGGGGAGAACACCCCTCCATTGCCCCTTCTCCAATTCTGTTTTTCCCAGCAGAGAAGTTAATCGTTCAGCAAGCACTTGTAGAGCGTACGTTGTATGAAGGACCGTATTTTAGGAGTGAAggaaacacaaaggaaaataagGCTCATACCTTTCTGAGGTTCACAATTGAGCAAGAATATGAATGAAGAATATGACTGGTGAATGCTTTGGGAGGAGTGATAAATAATATGCTTTGGGAGGGAAAGTGATTAATTCTGAGGGGATCTTCAGAGCTTCTCTTGAAGGAGATGAGATTTGAACCAGACTGTAAAGGAGGGGCAGGATGTCGAGAAAGGATTGGGGGTGGTGTGCGGGAGACATTAGTTGGAGGAAACAGCTTCAGACAAAGAAAGATTCAGCCGTCACTGCCTGAGAAATTTGTTTGCCGCACCGCTTCtgaaacacacatatacacagccTTCTGAGAGAAAATACTGCGCCCTCCCAGATATTTTCTgttcagaaatattttctccctggtataaatccacaaaaaaaaatctatcgaGGCAATCCTCCATAAGCCTCCAATAGCCACTTTCCTCCCCTGAGAATGAAGAGCAGAGCTAATTTCCAGTCCTTACCCTAACCACCAAAACACATTTAAAACCCACATATGTAACGTGTGATTTCAGCTAGTTTGATAGGCTTCGTTAGCTTAgcaaagcaaacattttcttcatttctctccgTGTGttctaaagaaaaatagaaatgtttaGGTGAAAACCAAATTATCTTCTGTTGTTTATTCCTCACTAGATGTCATTATTCTCTCCTGGGGAATTGGTTGGATGGCTATGAATGTTATTTTGCCTTCCCTCCCACCCAATATTTCTCAGGCCTGGTAAATTGGGAAATAGAGCTAAATCATAGGTGGTATAAGAAAGTGAAGGGATTTCTCCAAATCCCAATTAAATACTTCACGTTATTTGAAAAAGTTTTTAGAAAGACAACTACATACAGAACATTATTTAGGTACCCTCCTCAATAAAGACAGTACCATATTGAGATACTTAATTTGAGGAATATGATGCCAGAGggggaaaatatttcaaaatgaaatactttatcTGTGCTGCTTTGCTCTTACGAATTCTGAGAATAGGTTCTCATCCCCCAGATTGTAATTGTGCCAGGACTGTGTTCTTGAGCTTTCTTCTTCATCCCCCCACCCAGCAACCAAACCTTGCCTGCCCTGAGACCTGGACCATGGCAAGGTCTGCTCCTTGAATCTTCTCATACAGCTGTCATCTACCTTATTTGTAGAActagttaaaaagaaaacaaaccaatcTCCACATAATTATTGTGGTTATTATTTCAAGATattatattctgtttttttatttgaataaattcCAGGAATTTTAGCATTATCACTAAGCTTTGGTGAAGgtgttaaatataaatttttctcaTCCCAGCTTTAGAGAACTCTGAGAAATTAAGTGACCCTGTAGAGAGCATCTGCCCGACTTAAACCGAAAATATGGAGTCTATTTCTGGTGCTGGCTCAGTCCATAGCATCCTGAACAAATGCTACTTGCTCCTGCCAGCCAAATGCTAATAGCAGAGCAGGATTTTACACGCTTTTGACAAGGATTCAGCTCATTTTCAAAAGTCCATTAGTGAAGACAGTTTCTGCCTCCAGAACAAGGTAGCATGGAAATCAATTCCTCTGTTTATAAAAATTGATCATTCTTGGGCCTGATAGAATGACTGCAGAAGCCGCCACCACTTGTAGCCTGAGACCTGCTCAGATGATACTCAGCAGGGCTGGGCCTTCTCTTAGCCAGCTATGGTCCTCTCTGAAACATGCAGCCTCCCATTACCTCTCCTTTAATTCCTCTTCATTTGAAAGGTGAAATTGCAGAACAAATGAATATTAGTGATAGAGCTGAAGAGCACATCAAATTCTTGCTTATTTCCTACTTTCTATGAGACTTTGGAAaacttaaccattttaaaatgggTGGGCCCTGCAAAGCTGCAGAAAAATAtccaagagatggaaatataacaGAGGCTATAAAAAGAAACCTTTTGGAGAAATAAGACTCCTGGTTGGGAATTTTTTTCCCAGATGCTAAGTTGTAGGCTTCTATGGTTCTCACAGTATTTTCAGAGACCTTGGTTTCTGATAGGTAAAACATTCACCATGTGATGGTGTGACAAATGTTATTTAATTGCTGAGGAAATTGCTCAGTGCATTCTACAGTGTTGGAAGTAGGCTTGATTCTGTAGGATGCAGCTTGTAAATCATTTTAGCACCTCTCAACAAGCACCCATTCAAGCTTGTGCATAAATAACAGAATCAACTTTCCATAAAATGCTAAGTTACAAATAGCTACTAATAATCAAATGTGTACTATGTGCCAGTCATTATACTGTTTTATAAGCATAAAATTAATCCTTACATCTATGTAAAGAGGTAGATACTATTGTTATCACTATATTACGAATGAGGGAACTGAGCCACAGAAAGGATGAGAAATTTGCGCAGGGTACTGGGAGTGAGGTTTTGACCCCATACTGTCTGATCCAGACTATTCATGTCACTATACCATGCTGCCTCCTTGAATAAAAaaaggctgggggaggaggagagaggcgaGAGTTAAACGTTTTATATCTGAAAACTTCAATCAATGAACTGATTTCATTTTGACATTTATCCATTActgttatttacatttaaataatattttaagatttttcaaaTGGATTTCTAATTCATTTTAGCAGATATTTGAAACTGATATTCGAAAGTAGATAAATATTGTCTTCATATTTTGTTGGTCACAGAGACATTAGGATTTCTAACACAGAACCCAAAGCAAGAGTGAAGACTGGGATTCAGTAGGCTTTAGGTTTATAGTTTTAAGTATGCTATGCCTAATGAAGAATAAGAACTGGTGTATTTTTAGGTCATCGGAAGTCAGAGATaattaacaaaaacaaatagaCATTAAACAAGTGTCTGTTGGTATAGCTATATCTGGTATTTCTCCCATAGCCACTGCTTTTTTCCAAGTCGCTGTAACAAGTACTTTATACTTCTTACCAGTTTATAGAAAATCAAGTCTTCTTTGACAGTGAATATATGCCCAATCAAAGCaaggaaatgcaacagaaatgtaTCCTCCTTGGGCTTTTACAAGGTTGGGAAGGCATTTTCCTTCTGTCTAAATGGTATTTCGATAGATGGGAGATTTAGAGAGTTCTCTCAATTGCCTGTTACTGGGTCTCACTTCCTTTATTTTACGCACACTCACATCAGTATCAACTTATGCTCATACTGTAATTCAAGGGAAATAATAGAATGGGAAAATACTTTTAAACGTTACTGGGGTAGAAGCTTAAAGGGGACCTAGAGGCTTTTCCACTTAATTGTTGGCAAAACTGCACATTCATGTCAacagagggggtggggtggggaaagacttTAAAAGAACCATAAGGTTTTGTGGAGAGCAGGAATTCCCATTCCCTATAGTGATATCTGAGCAAATCAGATACACATGGAATTCCTTTGTCTCAAAGCATTGAAG includes:
- the SHROOM3 gene encoding protein Shroom3 isoform X6; the protein is MMRTTENFDESTAVRDPTPPPKGRYVYLEAFLQGGAPWGFTLKGGLEHGEPLIISKIEEGGKADLVSSKLRAGDEVVHINEVALSSSRREAVSLVKGSYKTLRLVVRRDACADPGPADTGTCDSFGPEHLTSDPQHRKAAWSGGAKLRLKYRRSEPAGRPHSWHSTKFGENQPDASMMQISQSMIGTPWPQSYHSSSSTSDLSNYDHAYLRRSPDQCSSQGSMESLEPSGGYPPCHLLSPAKSTSSIDQLSHLHNKRDSAYSSFSTSSSILEYPPPGISGRERSGSMDTTSARGGLLEGMRQADIRYVKTVYDPRRGVSAEYEVNSSALFLQGREAQASADGQGYDKWHNGPRGKGAPPPSWSQQCPSSLETATDNLPPKGGVPLPPARSDSYAAFRHRERPSSLSSLDQKRFCRPQASSAGSLKSPFIEEQLHTVLEKSPENSPPVKPKHNYTQKAQPGQPLLPTGIYPVPSLEPHFAQVPQHSVSSNGTLYPALAKESGYTAPQGTCDKMATLDENGNQNVSGRPGFAFYPPLEHDSVSSVERKLETSAKCVPYKVHFPSVPENEEDTSLKRHLTPLQGNSPYPNEKKSTHSNKPYSSYHSLKSPQAPAWQVGEDKRSSRPSEPWESNFHEDHNANLRQRLEREGLSQSPSSNFGKTKSAFSSLQNIPESLRRQSSLELGGGAQEGYVDGGPTCAVNTKADSGRKAVPDHRSHLDRPVSYPRPEGRTSTLVSFHSSDPGYEEPHSPPHQQASSLGRRRLSSGSASALQGFQYGKPHCSVLEKVSKIEQREQGSQRPPSAGSSSYGCNYRPNRTVPTSNISGNDFEETKANIRFSESSEALGDGEQHFKNGELKPEDTSWQPCGPQLRRGAEGSRGPPLRGGEPPRRDTRLVRSQSTFQLFGEAEKEAMWRDHRTGSPESPVLDAPFSRAYRNSIKDAQSRVLGATSFRRRDLEPGAPGASKPWRPRPASAHLGLRSPEAPASPSPHTPRERHSVTPAEGEPARAAPLAARRGPRRRLTPEQKKRSYSEPEKMNEVGVSEEAEPAPLGPPRRGLCFPESTVADRRRLFERDSKACSTLSLSGPELKQFQQSALADYIQRKTGKRPSAAAGAQEPGPLRERAQSAYLHSGPAAPEGPGLASASSLSSLREPGLQPRRDATALLPAAGELSRAPRDRSGSFAFSRRLGDPRRADQAPRELPGGADGGLKDTQRVHRTPQEPSSWGAAAGRAGKSLSAEDLLERSDVLAVPVHVRSRSSPIADKKLQDVLLGENNGFSLVKDPCYLAGPGSRSLSCLERGQEEMPLLKHHPSPRWGGSGCKAISGASVPSECPRLLDHQRQASRTPCPRPLPTGMQGHLTDPRAIPLTPLSSVLPSPVPSSFCSQAAADQPTGRDGQMGQQPLLPYTPAVTHRSNGHSLAQPPSPRGHEPNSPEHGIEEGMRKRVSLPQKPVPPRVKWAHAVREDSLPEESLSPEFADLKHYKKQQNLPSSSSTSDPDTPPGVPSTLGWISLRISESVLQTSPPPREDYDDEVFVKDLHPNATSSPTFEALPPPPPPPPSQETPVNTLDDFPPPPPQAVYEAQLDSEDHKEPHASSSKFAKVTIAKERPRPGAAHLVGSQLLASRSQTSIKSSEATETNLLSTVGALPQLAGSLVQQPSPGQLPPIRTQSLIHDPVSETQGLEKNVSSGPQKTSEDIRTEALAKEIVHQDKSLADILDPDSRMKTTMDLMEGLFPRDVNLLKENSIKKKATQRTVNYLGCEGKRSEDKEALGMLVNCSAYYSVSAPKAELLNKIKDMPEEVNEEEEQADVNEKKAELIGSLTHKLENLQEAKGSLLMDIKLNNALGEEVEALISEFCKPNEFDKYKMFIGDLDKVVNLLLSLSGRLARVENVLSGLGEDASNEERSSLNEKRKVLAGQHEDARELKENLDRRERVVLDILANYLSEEQLQDYQHFVKMKSTLLIEQRKLDDKIKLGQEQVKCLLESLPPDFIPKAGALALPPDLANEMTPVGGGTVSGIFPTLTSPL
- the SHROOM3 gene encoding protein Shroom3 isoform X3: MMRTTENFDESTAVRDPTPPPKGRYVYLEAFLQGGAPWGFTLKGGLEHGEPLIISKIEEGGKADLVSSKLRAGDEVVHINEVALSSSRREAVSLVKGSYKTLRLVVRRLFQKEFKAEKVYSGSWRSSCALSSLFPSWCDASRCPAQEPPEPAHPGWGRDACADPGPADTGTCDSFGPEHLTSDPQHRKAAWSGGAKLRLKYRRSEPAGRPHSWHSTKFGENQPDASMMQISQSMIGTPWPQSYHSSSSTSDLSNYDHAYLRRSPDQCSSQGSMESLEPSGGYPPCHLLSPAKSTSSIDQLSHLHNKRDSAYSSFSTSSSILEYPPPGISGRERSGSMDTTSARGGLLEGMRQADIRYVKTVYDPRRGVSAEYEVNSSALFLQGREAQASADGQGYDKWHNGPRGKGAPPPSWSQQCPSSLETATDNLPPKGGVPLPPARSDSYAAFRHRERPSSLSSLDQKRFCRPQASSAGSLKSPFIEEQLHTVLEKSPENSPPVKPKHNYTQKAQPGQPLLPTGIYPVPSLEPHFAQVPQHSVSSNGTLYPALAKESGYTAPQGTCDKMATLDENGNQNVSGRPGFAFYPPLEHDSVSSVERKLETSAKCVPYKVHFPSVPENEEDTSLKRHLTPLQGNSPYPNEKKSTHSNKPYSSYHSLKSPQAPAWQVGEDKRSSRPSEPWESNFHEDHNANLRQRLEREGLSQSPSSNFGKTKSAFSSLQNIPESLRRQSSLELGGGAQEGYVDGGPTCAVNTKADSGRKAVPDHRSHLDRPVSYPRPEGRTSTLVSFHSSDPGYEEPHSPPHQQASSLGRRRLSSGSASALQGFQYGKPHCSVLEKVSKIEQREQGSQRPPSAGSSSYGCNYRPNRTVPTSNISGNDFEETKANIRFSESSEALGDGEQHFKNGELKPEDTSWQPCGPQLRRGAEGSRGPPLRGGEPPRRDTRLVRSQSTFQLFGEAEKEAMWRDHRTGSPESPVLDAPFSRAYRNSIKDAQSRVLGATSFRRRDLEPGAPGASKPWRPRPASAHLGLRSPEAPASPSPHTPRERHSVTPAEGEPARAAPLAARRGPRRRLTPEQKKRSYSEPEKMNEVGVSEEAEPAPLGPPRRGLCFPESTVADRRRLFERDSKACSTLSLSGPELKQFQQSALADYIQRKTGKRPSAAAGAQEPGPLRERAQSAYLHSGPAAPEGPGLASASSLSSLREPGLQPRRDATALLPAAGELSRAPRDRSGSFAFSRRLGDPRRADQAPRELPGGADGGLKDTQRVHRTPQEPSSWGAAAGRAGKSLSAEDLLERSDVLAVPVHVRSRSSPIADKKLQDVLLGENNGFSLVKDPCYLAGPGSRSLSCLERGQEEMPLLKHHPSPRWGGSGCKAISGASVPSECPRLLDHQRQASRTPCPRPLPTGMQGHLTDPRAIPLTPLSSVLPSPVPSSFCSQAAADQPTGRDGQMGQQPLLPYTPAVTHRSNGHSLAQPPSPRGHEPNSPEHGIEEGMRKRVSLPQKPVPPRVKWAHAVREDSLPEESLSPEFADLKHYKKQQNLPSSSSTSDPDTPPGVPSTLGWISLRISESVLQTSPPPREDYDDEVFVKDLHPNATSSPTFEALPPPPPPPPSQETPVNTLDDFPPPPPQAVYEAQLDSEDHKEPHASSSSKFAKVTIAKERPRPGAAHLVGSQLLASRSQTSIKSSEATETNLLSTVGALPQLAGSLVQQPSPGQLPPIRTQSLIHDPVSETQGLEKNVSSGPQKTSEDIRTEALAKEIVHQDKSLADILDPDSRMKTTMDLMEGLFPRDVNLLKENSIKKKATQRTVNYLGCEGKSEDKEALGMLVNCSAYYSVSAPKAELLNKIKDMPEEVNEEEEQADVNEKKAELIGSLTHKLENLQEAKGSLLMDIKLNNALGEEVEALISEFCKPNEFDKYKMFIGDLDKVVNLLLSLSGRLARVENVLSGLGEDASNEERSSLNEKRKVLAGQHEDARELKENLDRRERVVLDILANYLSEEQLQDYQHFVKMKSTLLIEQRKLDDKIKLGQEQVKCLLESLPPDFIPKAGALALPPDLANEMTPVGGGTVSGIFPTLTSPL
- the SHROOM3 gene encoding protein Shroom3 isoform X1 translates to MMRTTENFDESTAVRDPTPPPKGRYVYLEAFLQGGAPWGFTLKGGLEHGEPLIISKIEEGGKADLVSSKLRAGDEVVHINEVALSSSRREAVSLVKGSYKTLRLVVRRLFQKEFKAEKVYSGSWRSSCALSSLFPSWCDASRCPAQEPPEPAHPGWGRDACADPGPADTGTCDSFGPEHLTSDPQHRKAAWSGGAKLRLKYRRSEPAGRPHSWHSTKFGENQPDASMMQISQSMIGTPWPQSYHSSSSTSDLSNYDHAYLRRSPDQCSSQGSMESLEPSGGYPPCHLLSPAKSTSSIDQLSHLHNKRDSAYSSFSTSSSILEYPPPGISGRERSGSMDTTSARGGLLEGMRQADIRYVKTVYDPRRGVSAEYEVNSSALFLQGREAQASADGQGYDKWHNGPRGKGAPPPSWSQQCPSSLETATDNLPPKGGVPLPPARSDSYAAFRHRERPSSLSSLDQKRFCRPQASSAGSLKSPFIEEQLHTVLEKSPENSPPVKPKHNYTQKAQPGQPLLPTGIYPVPSLEPHFAQVPQHSVSSNGTLYPALAKESGYTAPQGTCDKMATLDENGNQNVSGRPGFAFYPPLEHDSVSSVERKLETSAKCVPYKVHFPSVPENEEDTSLKRHLTPLQGNSPYPNEKKSTHSNKPYSSYHSLKSPQAPAWQVGEDKRSSRPSEPWESNFHEDHNANLRQRLEREGLSQSPSSNFGKTKSAFSSLQNIPESLRRQSSLELGGGAQEGYVDGGPTCAVNTKADSGRKAVPDHRSHLDRPVSYPRPEGRTSTLVSFHSSDPGYEEPHSPPHQQASSLGRRRLSSGSASALQGFQYGKPHCSVLEKVSKIEQREQGSQRPPSAGSSSYGCNYRPNRTVPTSNISGNDFEETKANIRFSESSEALGDGEQHFKNGELKPEDTSWQPCGPQLRRGAEGSRGPPLRGGEPPRRDTRLVRSQSTFQLFGEAEKEAMWRDHRTGSPESPVLDAPFSRAYRNSIKDAQSRVLGATSFRRRDLEPGAPGASKPWRPRPASAHLGLRSPEAPASPSPHTPRERHSVTPAEGEPARAAPLAARRGPRRRLTPEQKKRSYSEPEKMNEVGVSEEAEPAPLGPPRRGLCFPESTVADRRRLFERDSKACSTLSLSGPELKQFQQSALADYIQRKTGKRPSAAAGAQEPGPLRERAQSAYLHSGPAAPEGPGLASASSLSSLREPGLQPRRDATALLPAAGELSRAPRDRSGSFAFSRRLGDPRRADQAPRELPGGADGGLKDTQRVHRTPQEPSSWGAAAGRAGKSLSAEDLLERSDVLAVPVHVRSRSSPIADKKLQDVLLGENNGFSLVKDPCYLAGPGSRSLSCLERGQEEMPLLKHHPSPRWGGSGCKAISGASVPSECPRLLDHQRQASRTPCPRPLPTGMQGHLTDPRAIPLTPLSSVLPSPVPSSFCSQAAADQPTGRDGQMGQQPLLPYTPAVTHRSNGHSLAQPPSPRGHEPNSPEHGIEEGMRKRVSLPQKPVPPRVKWAHAVREDSLPEESLSPEFADLKHYKKQQNLPSSSSTSDPDTPPGVPSTLGWISLRISESVLQTSPPPREDYDDEVFVKDLHPNATSSPTFEALPPPPPPPPSQETPVNTLDDFPPPPPQAVYEAQLDSEDHKEPHASSSSKFAKVTIAKERPRPGAAHLVGSQLLASRSQTSIKSSEATETNLLSTVGALPQLAGSLVQQPSPGQLPPIRTQSLIHDPVSETQGLEKNVSSGPQKTSEDIRTEALAKEIVHQDKSLADILDPDSRMKTTMDLMEGLFPRDVNLLKENSIKKKATQRTVNYLGCEGKRSEDKEALGMLVNCSAYYSVSAPKAELLNKIKDMPEEVNEEEEQADVNEKKAELIGSLTHKLENLQEAKGSLLMDIKLNNALGEEVEALISEFCKPNEFDKYKMFIGDLDKVVNLLLSLSGRLARVENVLSGLGEDASNEERSSLNEKRKVLAGQHEDARELKENLDRRERVVLDILANYLSEEQLQDYQHFVKMKSTLLIEQRKLDDKIKLGQEQVKCLLESLPPDFIPKAGALALPPDLANEMTPVGGGTVSGIFPTLTSPL